The Alnus glutinosa chromosome 8, dhAlnGlut1.1, whole genome shotgun sequence DNA segment AGTGTTAGGGCTCACTGCTCCTATGCTGTTAACAGCTATTTCCAAAAGAAGGGTCAAGCTCAAGGCTCCTGTGATTTTGCTGGCACCGCTGCAGTTTCTGTATCTGACCCTAGTAATTAAGCTGCCCTCAATCTTCTTTTTTACACTACATacgaaggagaagaaaaagaaattgaaaatcactcttcttattttctttctgcTGATAAATTTACAGGTGTTACTGGTTGTGTTTTCCCTTCCAGCGCCAGGTAAACACGTCCTTTCCTGTCTTCTGATTAGTTTTCATGAACTCAATTGAGTATATATGTGGTTATTAATTATTCTTTCatccctttccttttcttgtttgGATGTGGTGGCGGGTCCTTTACCTTGTAAAAGATGACCGTTAGATGtgacattatttaaaatttacatcATCTCTACGTTATTTTCACTACCTTATGAAGCTAACTTTAGTGACATAGTCAACATTTGGTTAAAGAATATCTATCTGGATTAAGAAATTTGTAGAAGCCATAAGAAAACGTTTAAAATTACCGTGATTCCTAAATTAGACCGAACCGaatataattgattttttttttaaatttaaagttAGGTTTAACTAATCAGTGGgaaccaaaaagaataaaaaacaaagatagAACTCaggattaaaagaaaaacaaatttgatCTTGCCTAAAgctgagcttttttttttttttttttgttttttccccaTCGCTTTGCTGCCTTATCAAGATTCCATTGTATAGAGCCCTTTCCTTTACTCTGCCTTGAGCCGTTCGCATAAGCATCTCTCTccttttaatattttgaaaaggaTAGCTTTTGATAAGATTTCATTTCAAGTCTCCAtcattctttcatttctttttctttttctttttctcttttagacGCTCTATACCTTCTTAAATGGTGGTTTTTAGCATGCAACTAGGTCCCTCCTTTTCCTTTACAAATATGGTGTTTTTATTTGTCCTTTGACTATAGTGCTTTAGGTGCATCATGATGTTCCTGACTTGATGCTCATTTATTGGTGGTAGTATACTGTAgctatttcttttcactctcTCAAAAAGATGCCACTATGGTTGGGATCCAATGCCTTTTACTTTAATCTTGCAAGAATCAAACAGTGTAAAGAGTAACATTTTTGACAAAGACCTTTTTGGCCTTGGGTAAGCTACGAACCTACGATGCCATAACATAATAGGGGACCTCCAGAGTCAAAAGTTGTGGCCATCAAAAACAGCTGATTGTGTCCAGCTATAAGCTCTGCTAGTACACACCTCTTCACGGTAAATTCTTAAAAACAGTGCTACTGCCTCTCCCCTTTGATAGCGGGGCAATTATTTTGTGTGATTGGTGTTTCTTCATAGGCTTGGGATGGGCATTTTTTTTCGAGATTTGAGCCTACTTTTTGAAGTTTGACATGTCTCGTGGGTTGTGCATGTCTTGTCCCTCTCCACCATATTTATGAGGGACTCCTTGTAGTCATTCTCCTTTCCTAAAAATTCACCCAACTCAATCAAACCCTTTTTGGATAAAATTCAATATGGCCTCAAATTTATCTCAAGTTAggttttgtttgaatttgcgatttcaaaatagcgattttaaaaaatgtgcgacttgaaaaaaatgatttttaaaaatgcagttaagtgtttgacaaaattgcagtttggcctttaaaatcgcaggttaacattttaaaatactgcgtttttgAAAAAGCAtcacattgcctgcgatttaaaTAAGCGcttttatgcgttttcaaattgcaattttttaaaagcgCAGTTtttaaacgattcattttctatgatttgatttaaaatcgtacttttttctcaacgaaatcgcaatttcaaacgcacTCGTAGAAGCTTAATCTATACACATAACTTCATATCTTGTCCTGTGCTTCTCATATACTTTAAAAACACATGTAATTTTATTGAACTGGTTGGTTGAATTAGCTACAAAtaagtttgtagctaatttttgccCCCCTTGTGCAATTCGTGTATTTGGTGGACATTGTTAAGATAATTTAGTTACCTTGAATCTTGCCAGGAGAAGATTATGCATTTACCTATTTAGGGTACGTTTGACATTGcgattttatagacaaaaaaaacaattttaaaccaaTTTACAGAATATGAATTGTTTGAAATtgcacttttaaaaaaaattgtgatttgaaaatgcacaaaatctattttttcaaatcacggGTAATGtggtattttctttttgaaaacatacttttttaaagggtaaactgtgattttgtcaaacacttaactgcttttttaaaaattacgttttcaaattgcaaattttaaaattgttattattaAGTCACAAACCTTGAACGGACCTTACTATTTGCCATGAGTTCTTCCTTTAAAGTGTTGGTAATCTTGAACCGCAAGCAAAATAATGTTGCTAAAATCAATCATGTTAACTTTTTGTACAATTCTCTTTAAGTGGGGCCAATAGTATATTATTGATCTTTGAAAATAATGTAATGTGCAGGAAACATGCTAGTAAAACATGACGTCTATAATTGTGTTTTAGTTGAGTTCAAATGAGAATCTGGTTGGAGGAATTGCAACTATTTTCAAACCGAAAGATAAAACTGgtttcatggaaaaaaaaaaaaaaaaaaaacctcttattTGGTGTTTCATGTATTTACCAACAAAAGGTACCCATTTATGTGACATAACCCTTGTGTTCAtcataattttttgtattattttctcaGTGCATTAGAGGAAATGTATCAAACATTTGAAGACCAGGTGAATTGGTGGTTTTTGGTTGATTGAATACAAGTTCCATATTCTTATAGAAATGAACTAGAATGTGCCTTAATCCTCTTAAAAGCCAATTGGTTTGTAAAAGGTCCGATTAGTTAATCTAATCTTCCAACATCTAGTAAGGTTGGATTTAACAAAGCTTAAACTAGTTTATATTTCAAACTTGCCATGTCGTTTTTGTTCAGTATTTTGAGCTAATGAGCATTTAATACTTATTTAGCTTCTGTCTTTGACATTCTTCAATGTTTTTCAATTCAACCTATGTTTTTGTTGAAGTTTTGAGGATGTGCTTGCTTCTGGATTTCTGGTTCTTGAGGTTGACTTGATGAAtcttgcttcttttcttttttttcttcacacagCACTGCAGGCACCGGTACCGGCACTGGCACCGGCACCGGCACCGGCACGACTCCCGTGACGACAACACCATCCACCACCACACCCTCAACCACAACTCCTTCCACCACCACTACACCTACAACTGTTACGCCCACAACAACCAGTCCGTACACAGCAACACCTACAAATGGAGTGCTAGGAGGGATTGGTGTAGGGCCGTCAGGAGCTGGCATCAATACAGATGAGAGTCACGGTGGGCTTAGACTCTTAGACACTACTaccttcttctctttctttatgACCCTGTTGTTTACAGCCTTGATGCTTCGGTGGggttgaagagaaaaaaaaggagtggCTGTGATGGTGGTGGGGTAGGGTTGTCAGAGATTATGCTGGATTTCAATGTCCACAGGTGGTTATCCATGTGAGTCTGCTGTTGTTTTGTAGGTGTTCGTCTAAAGACAATCTTGCctaggttttgtttttttcttctccctccTAGTTGGTGTAAAAGGTGGACTTTTGATTCCTTTTGGTGGTATTGTGGTGTTGCTAATGGGACTAtggcaatctctctctctctctctctctctctttctctctccccacctcttttattttctctctttttgtacATCTAGATCTGTAAGGTtcgtattttattaattttaatgagAATTAGGCACCTCATGTTCCTAATTAGTGGagaacacttttttttcttttttaatcgaGCACATATTATAAATATCCAATTAAGTATGTTGCTCCATAAAGATAACATCTAAAATACATGGgggttttctcaagaaaacttTGCTTCTCGTTAAGATATAATGCTTCCTTAACAAGTCAGTGAGCCGTACCATTTAAATTACGGATAGCATAATTAATATGTCACTTTTGCAGTCTAGTCTATCTTCTTTGAGTGTTCTCAAATGAGATAATCatatttactttaattttgCCCATCTATTTTAAGCGTATTCACTATTTGGAAATCATTACCTTTTAGAATCACTCTATAGAAATTCAATTCAAATATTGCAGTGGATTTTGCAATATCAGATGTAATTATGTAATCATATGGCTTAGATAGCGTGCAATTGAACCCCCTCCAGTACAAATAGTAAGTTGTATTTAAAGGGCATAATTGTCCTTAAAATGTGAAAGGATAATTCTGCCTTTAAAATACAACCAACCGGATCCCTTACAGTACAATTGAATTGGAGAGAGTCCTTGTTCAGATAGCGTAGTCAGTATTTCATCCAtgttgtttttaataataacatcaatattcatcttcattttatttctatctACCGCAGCATCTGAGTTTACCTCGACAAAGCCATTCAAGGCTTTCCAACGAAGCTTAGTAGAGAACGCTTGACTACCGGTATGGTTggtcatttcatttttattttcttatttggaGTAggagttgtaaaaaaaaaaaaaaaaactacagcagtAACTGTAATGTTTTCACTTTACagtttcttataaaaaatttagaaataaatctaaaacgtTGAAAGTACTGCAGCACATGTACTAAAACAAATACAGTAACTGATCTGGCCTGTAATGAAAGCCCAACTTAAACATGTATTGTGgagattaaataatattataatgtgGATATTCATCCTGTTTCTTTTGCAATGAATTATGAGACTGTGAAGCATGTGAAGCTTTGTCACTTGTTTTGTCTTGACGTTGGTGGGGATAAATTGTCAGATTTATATTCTATTCTATTTCTAATTAATTTATGGGCGCGAAAACATTCTGACACTTCTACTGCTTAAATTTTCTTAAACTATAAACCATTTGAGGAGAATAAATTCCATGATAACATCAATCTCAAAGCAAATTACGACTTCATAAATCCCAAGCCCATGGACTACCAATGGGCTTAACATACCCCAGAAAAGCcctctcaaaattttgaaattgctcCTAAATTTTATGTAATATCCCAtctaaaattaactttttaacccccactttttttttcctacactTAAATGTCTAGTTTCGCCTTTGATATAAAGGGTGTTATGATCCTAAGTATCTTACATCCGTTAATTGCAATTTTAACCATACGCATATAAACTATTGGGTATCCTCCCTTTTCATGCCAGTTTTCAATGGTAAATTCTACTTGAGATTTGTATCATTTGATACCAAAGCAATACCATATTATGAGTTCGAGTCTATGAGGGGGTGGCCTATAGGATAGATTAAAATGTCTTGGTATTATGTATGAGCATAATGTTAAGTCATTGAATATTGATATATTGATAGACAAGCGAAGTTACCAAAAGAAAATGTGCTACCATCGTGTTAATGCCGATAGAGTGGGGCTGCCATGGGCGTCGTATTCGAAAGCGTTATGGTATGTTACGATCCCAAGTTGTAGCAACCAGCAcactttcaatatatatatatatatatatacacacgctGACACATACCTACCGCTATTATCTCATCTTATCATAATAAcattttatattgaaaattaCATTCTAGCAATGAAAATATCTAACATAATGCATGAAGTAGCACCACAGTTGACATTAAACACCAAGATTATAAAGCCTATCTGTTTTTACATAGTATATATGTGGCTATACAAAAGTGACACATGCGATACTAGCCATATACATTGTAAGTGTTTATAAACATACCAAAGAATGATATACACAAAATGGAGGCTAACAACTATAATCCAATAAATAGACTCCTAGACGACCTAAGGCCTCAATCATAAAAACTCAAGTACTTAACTTCTGCGTCCTCTTCAACGTCTTTGGTACTTGCAACATCAACATAATCTATGCAATCGTAGAACCCCATGATAACATAGGCAAAAATGAGTGAGTCAACAATTATCAGCAAGTAAAACCCAATGACTTTTTCGAAATTAGCCGACTTATCTTTTCCTACCTCGAGTTTACAATAACAGTTACTCTTGGCTTTATAGCACTTTTAAAACATTTCTGTAATTGATGAAGTAAATAAGGAAGATAAGAAAAACCCTTGCCTCTACCGGTAGCATGTGCATACTAATACCTTTAGAATGAGATCCTTCATAAATCACATCATAAAACATCATACACATATATCGTAATACCATACATATTCTCATTCGCTCAgttctttatattatattataattaagtCATATACTTGATAATGGGTGGGGTGAGCACCACCAGGGAACCTTATTGCAAATGAGACTACACTCCCCAGTAAAGAGTTCTACCCTACCACCTTGGCTCTTTTTTGGCGGGAAAACTAGAGAAATCTCCCTACTATGATGCCATGCATCTCACCTTGAAGTTCCTTCCAGCtcatcaaaacaaaattcagctCCCTTATTACAACGCAAGCTGTGTATTTATAGTAGTAAGATTAATCGTCTCAATCTACATCATCCTCCCTAAGTTGGAGAGAATTCGCTTTCGAATTTTGATGGTTCTTGCCTCGATCCTTCGGATGCCCAAATCAATATATTCCATCCCTTTCTCTTCAATATCAAAACAATGTAACATCCCACAAGAAATAATACTTCCCTAATCATCACAAGATTGCGACGATCAACTTGAAAACTTTTCGCACTAGATTCAAAGAAGTCTAGCTTCACACGATTGTCACATATCTTCTCCCGTTCATGCGCCATGAATATCTCTCAAAAGGGATCAACAATCTCTTCACTTTCAAACATAAAATTATTCTTCACGTAAAAATCTTCAAAAGCATTAACATCaagagaatttgataaaatattttataccccaagaaaatcaacttcgttaacatccaaataaaaaacttcacttataggGCTATCATCAAGCACATGATGTATAGAACTCTCatcaacaaatttttaatattatctaAAAGATTTACCTTTTCCAACCGTTCATCTTTCTTAGAATAGATGCCATAGATTAGTGGAGAAACTCAATCTACTACAGATGCTTCATCTTAATCATATGACAAAGAACCTCTCATAAGATCGTCATCATTGCTATCGTTATCATAGGTTGGTGGAGAATCACAATCCATGAATCCTTGTGAATgatcttcaacatcttcatgcTCAACATCTTTGCGAACATCTCCATGTTTGAACTCCTCATCAATGAActcgtcttcttggaactcttaATCAACAATTTCACATTCCTCTTCCATATAAGATGGATTTGGCAGATGAATTTGAGGATCGCGGATAATGGTCAAGGTGGTCCACCGTAGACTCTGTGTGTCAAATCGTATCTTCCTTCGTTGAGATTTCACCTCATGAAAGGTAACCATGCCATCCTCATCCACGAAACGTGGAGGTTGTTGACGGCAACGATCGTTTGTGCCGTTCATGTTGGCAAGTTGATCAGCGAGACCTCTAATCTGGGCGTGGTTGCTGGCCCCGATCCACTCAAATCGTTCATCTAAGTGTTCCTCCATGATTTGCTATAAACGTACCGCATGTTTCTCCTTAAGTGTTGCTTCTTTGCATTCGTGCACGTTGTTCAGGTCTACAAATCATCTACCCCTTCCGCATCCTCGTGGCACCATGAAAAGTAATTTGGGTTCTGATACCAACTAATGCAACGTGACGTTGTGGATCACAAAGTAAATCAACAAGAGATTCACAACACTTCTCGAAACCTAGATTCTATCAAAGGTTTGAGGCAATATAAGAGAAAAACTCAACTTTGAGTAGTTCTTATTGATAAACTgatcaaaaacaaaattcaactctcttatttctccaacaaatttattattaaaagaaaaatccacTCTTCTGGAAGCTTTATCATTAATGCGTTAGATTCTTGGATTTTGTCTCATCAATTTCTCGATCGATTATTGATTCACGGATCACTTCTCTCAATCTCGATCCCTGATTGCCTACAGACTCGCAGATCTCTTCTCCCGGTTTCGATCCTCATTCGCCTATTGATGTACGGATCATTTCTCCTGATTTCGATTCTATAACACCctataaaatttagtatttttttttttaaatgaatgagaacccaaagaaatttttaaaataataataataataaatattaaaaggAGGGAATAGGGCACTTGTTACAGAAAGAGATGTACATGAggcatttcttttcttttcttttcttttcttttcttttttttttttcctctaagtATTGAACTaagttttgaaacaaaagacaaGTGGACGCATGGGCAAAATCCGTGTCTCAAGACTCCCTCCAtgtttcattcatgcatcattaaCAAGATTCTCTAACGGAATGGaggttttggtaagtaaatagTAGTTCGATGCTCTTTTCTGGTGATGGTGTTAGTTTATGGGGGCATATTGACAATAAtcggtagttcatgggaaaatgtaattacctcCAATCTTTCTTTTATTCCAAAAGATATCACGTGTAAATGCTTATATTTGTTctaaaattgtttttcttttggtacCCATAGGATTTGTGGTGCCTATTTAGCATACCCATTCAACCTTTTTGCATGAAAATCTGTTTGGTTtgtgagatttgtgtataaaaaaCTAAAGGGTAAATGTCTCATAAATCATTGAGTCAACGCGTGATTTAAAATCAGTCCCTCActgtttaaaaatcaaattttgctaCTTAAGTTTGTTGTGAATTTGAAATCAGCCCTTCCGtgatttttccatccattttccTGACGTCTGTTAGGGTGAGTCACTGTTTATCCACGTAGGCATTGACACATCAGgtaaaacgacgttgttttagaaatttaaaaacttcaaatttttatttttattttaagaaaaaaaaaattgaaaatggagGGTTTGACAGCCACCCTTTGGGGAAGGGGGTGGCTTGGGAGCCACCCCTAGCCCATGCACGGCCACCCCATAGGCCAAGGGTGGCGTGCCAGCCATCCCAGAGGTGGCCGACAccaccactgggggtggctcgtTGCCAACCCCTTGCTCTGGGGTGGCTCACGAGCCACCTTAGATGGGGTTGGGGGGTGGACTGTGGCCACCCCCCTCCCAAGTAGGGGTGGGCAGAACCCACCCACGCTCGTGAAACCGACTCGACCTATGAAACCACAGATATAAGACTGCGGTTGGAAATTGCGGACTCATCATTTtggggcgggttgcggtattCACTTTTTCCCCATCCGCAGACCCACTCCGCCTTGCGTTTCCCTCTTGAGtcttaccaaaagaaaaaaaactaagacTTGAACTTTCTCGTGATTCCGTGAAAACCTCAAGCCTCAAGGCACAAACCAGAGTCGGCACCTCCCCATCCCCATCCATCCTCTGATTCTGAAACCAgattttcccccaaaaaaaccctaagattcactgattctttccaattcTAGCCAataatttgatttcttttacggtttagggtttgaaaTCTAATGGGTGCTTCACTATTTAAAACTTTGACTGTCGTCCATCACTCATCTTCCACACAATTTGTGCCTCGACTCCTCTGTGCTGAAGAAATCTTCACTTTTCAACTTCCATCGTTGGCTGTTGATATAGGtagttcaatctctctctctctctctctctctctctctctctctctctccttctctcaatctctct contains these protein-coding regions:
- the LOC133875358 gene encoding PLASMODESMATA CALLOSE-BINDING PROTEIN 3-like; amino-acid sequence: MGLLAFLVLFLAMTGHSSATWCVCKEGTSDSVLQKTLDYACGAGADCNPIHQNGPCFNPNSVRAHCSYAVNSYFQKKGQAQGSCDFAGTAAVSVSDPSVTGCVFPSSASTAGTGTGTGTGTGTGTTPVTTTPSTTTPSTTTPSTTTTPTTVTPTTTSPYTATPTNGVLGGIGVGPSGAGINTDESHGGLRLLDTTTFFSFFMTLLFTALMLRWG